Proteins encoded together in one Lutra lutra chromosome 4, mLutLut1.2, whole genome shotgun sequence window:
- the ITGA10 gene encoding integrin alpha-10 isoform X2, with product MELALIPHLLLPVMFLTGLCSPFNLDVHRPRLFPGPPEAEFGYSVLQHVGGGRRWMLVGAPWDGPSGNRRGDVYRCPVGGSHSAPCAKGHLGDYPLGNSSHPAMNMHLGMSLLETDNDGGFMACAPLWSRACGSSVFSSGICAHVDASFQPQGSLAPTAQRCPTYMDVVIVLDGSNSIYPWSEVQTFLRRLVGRLFIDPEQIQVGLVQYGESPVHEWSLGDFRTKEEVVRAARNLSRREGRETKTAQAILVACTEGFSPSRGSRPEAARLLVVVTDGESHDGEELPTALKACEARRVTRYGIAVLGHYLRRQRDPTSFLQEIRTIASDPDERFFFNVTDEAALTDIVDALGDRIFGLEGSRGENESSFGLEMSQIGFSTHRLKDGILFGMVGAYDWGGSVLWLEDGHRLFPPRTALEDEFPPALQNHAAYLGYSVSSMLLRGGRRLFLSGAPRFRHRGKVIAFQLKKDGAVRVAQSLQGEQIGSYFGSELCPLDTDGDGTTDVLLVGAPMFLGPQNKETGRVYVYLVGQSLLTLQGTLQPEPPQDARFGFAMGALPDLNQDGFADVAVGAPLEDGHHGALYLYHGTQSGLRPRPAQRIAAISMPQTLTYFGRSVDGRLDLDGDDLVDVAVGAQGAAVLLSSRPIVHLAPSLEVTPPAISVVQRDCSRRGQEAACLSAALCFQVTSRTPGRWDHRFYLRFTASLDEWTAGARAVFDGSGQRLSPRRLRLSVGNVTCEQLRFHVLDTSDYLRPLALTVTFALDNTTKPGPVLDEGSPTSIRKLVPFSKDCGPDNECVTDLVLRANMDIKGSRKDPFVVRGDRQKVLVSATLENRKENAYNTSLSLSFSRNLHLASFMPQRDSPVKVECTTPSPHVRLCSVGHPVFRTGAKVTFLLEFEFSCSSLLSQVLVRLTATSNSLERNGTLQDNTAQTSAHVQYEPHLLFSSESTLHRYEVHPYRTLLVGPEFKTTLRVQNLGCYVVSGLVISALLPSVAHGGNYFLSLSQVITNNASCTVQNLTKPPRPTVHPEEFPHTSRLNGTNTRCQVVRCHLGRLAKGTEVSVGLLRLVHNEFFRRAKFKSLTVVSTFELGAKEGSVLQLTEASRWSESLLEVIQTRPVLISLWILIGSVLGGLLLLALLVFCLWKLGFFARKKIPEEEKREEKLEQ from the exons ATGGAACTCGCCCTCATCCCTCACCTGCTTTTGCCAGTGATGTTCCTGACAG GTCTGTGCTCCCCCTTTAATCTGGATGTGCATCGCCCACGCCTATTCCCAGGGCCACCTGAGGCTGAATTTGGATATAGCGTCTTACAACATGTCGGGGGTGGACGTCGATG GATGCTGGTGGGTGCCCCCTGGGATGGGCCTTCAGGTAACAGAAGGGGTGATGTTTATCGCTGCCCTGTAGGAGGTTCCCACAGTGCTCCATGTGCCAAAGGCCACTTGG GTGACTATCCACTGGGAAATTCATCTCATCCTGCTATGAATATGCACCTGGGAATGTCTCTACTAGAGACAGACAATGATGGGGGATTCATG gcttgTGCCCCTCTCTGGTCCCGTGCTTGTGGCTCCTCTGTCTTCAGTTCTGGGATATGTGCCCATGTAGATGCTTCATTCCAGCCCCAGGGAAGCCTGGCACCCACCGCACAAC GCTGTCCCACCTACATGGATGTTGTCATCGTCTTGGATGGCTCCAACAGCATCTACCCCTGGTCTGAAGTTCAGACTTTCCTGCGAAGACTGGTAGGGAGACTGTTTATTGACCCAGAGCAGATACAG GTGGGACTTGTACAATATGGGGAGAGCCCTGTGCATGAGTGGTCCCTGGGAGATTTCCGAACCAAGGAAGAAGTGGTGAGGGCAGCGAGGAACCTGAGTCGAAGAGAGGGACGAGAAACAAAGACTGCCCAAGCAATCCTGGTGGCCTG cacAGAAGGATTCAGTCCGTCCCGTGGGAGTCGACCAGAGGCTGCCCGGCTGCTGGTGGTTGTCACCGATGGAGAATCGCATGATGGGGAGGAGCTTCCTACAGCACTAAAGGCCTGTGAGGCTAGAAGAGTGACCCGCTATGGGATCGCG GTCCTTGGCCACTACCTCCGGAGACAGCGAGACCCCACCTCTTTCCTGCAGGAAATCAGGACGATTGCCAGTGACCCAGATGAGAGATTCTTCTTCAATGTCACCGATGAAGCTGCACTGACTGACATTGTAGATGCACTGGGAGACCGGATTTTTGGCCTTGAGG GGTCCCGTGGAGAAAATGAAAGCTCTTTTGGCCTGGAAATGTCTCAGATTGGTTTCTCTACTCATCGGCTAAAG GATGGGATTCTCTTTGGAATGGTGGGGGCCTATGACTGGGGGGGCTCCGTGTTATGGCTTGAAGACGGTCACCGCCTTTTTCCCCCACGGACAGCCCTGGAAGATGAGTTCCCCCCTGCTTTGCAAAACCACGCAGCCTACTTGG GTTACTCTGTTTCCTCCATGCTTTTGCGGGGTGGACGCCGCCTCTTTCTCTCAGGGGCTCCTCGGTTTAGACATAGAGGAAAGGTCATCGCCTTCCAGCTTAAGAAAGATGGGGCTGTGAGGGTTGCCCAGAGCCTGCAGGGGGAGCAG ATTGGCTCCTACTTTGGCAGTGAGCTCTGCCCATTGGATACGGATGGGGATGGAACAACCGATGTCTTACTTGTGGGTGCCCCCATGTTCCTGGGACCCCAAAACAAGGAAACAGGACGTGTTTATGTGTATCTGGTGGGTCAG TCCTTGCTAACACTCCAGGGAACGCTTCAGCCAGAACCCCCCCAGGATGCTCGGTTTGGCTTTGCCATGGGTGCCCTTCCTGATTTGAACCAAGATGGTTTTGCTGATGTGGCTGTGGGGGCGCCCCTGGAGGATGGGCATCATGGAGCACTGTACCTGTATCATGGCACCCAGAGTGGGCTTAGGCCCCGGCCCGCCCAG aGGATTGCTGCCATCTCCATGCCACAGACCCTCACCTACTTTGGCCGCAGTGTGGATGGCCGGCTGGATCTGGATGGAGATGACCTGGTAGATGTGGCTGTGGGGGCGCAGGGGGCAGCCGTCCTGCTCAG cTCCCGGCCCATCGTCCACCTGGCCCCCTCCCTGGAGGTGACCCCACCAGCCATCAGTGTGGTTCAGAGGGACTGCAGCCGGCGAGGCCAGGAGGCAGCCTGCCTATCTGCAGCCCTTTGTTTTCAAGTGACCTCGCGCACTCCCGGCCGCTGGGATCACCGATTCT ATCTGCGCTTTACAGCATCCCTGGATGAGTGGACAGCAGGGGCACGAGCCGTATTTGACGGCTCTGGCCAGAGGCTGTCCCCACGGCGGCTCCGGCTCAGTGTGGGAAATGTCACTTGTGAGCAGCTGCGCTTCCACGTGCTG GATACCTCCGATTACCTCCGGCCACTGGCCTTGACTGTGACCTTTGCATTGGACAACACCACGAAGCCGGGGCCTGTGCTGGATGAGGGCTCACCCACCTCCATAAGAAAGCTG GTCCCCTTCTCAAAGGACTGTGGCCCTGACAATGAATGTGTCACAGACCTGGTGCTTCGGGCTAATATGGACATCAAAGGCTCCAG GAAGGACCCATTCGTGGTTCGAGGGGATCGGCAGAAAGTGTTGGTGTCAGCAACCCTggagaacaggaaggaaaatgCCTACAACACTAGCCTGAGTCTCAGCTTCTCTAGAAACCTCCACCTGGCCAGTTTCATGCCTCAG AGGGACAGCCCAGTGAAGGTGGAATGCACCACCCCTTCTCCCCATGTCCGGCTCTGCAGTGTGGGGCACCCTGTCTTTCGGACTGGAGCCAAG GTGACCTTCCTGCTGGAGTTTGAGTTTAGCTGCTCTTCCCTCCTGAGCCAGGTCCTTGTGAGGCTGACTGCCACCAG CAATAGCCTGGAGAGAAATGGGACCCTTCAAGATAACACAGCCCAGACCTCAGCCCACGTTCAATATGAACCCCACCTTCTATTCTCCAG TGAGTCCACTCTGCACCGCTATGAGGTTCACCCATACAGGACCCTCCTGGTGGGTCCCGAATTCAAAACCACTCTTAGG GTTCAGAACCTTGGCTGCTATGTGGTCAGTGGCCTGGTCATCTCAGCCCTCCTTCCATCTGTAGCCCATGGGGGCAATTACTTCCTGTCATTGTCTCAAGTCATCACAAACAAT GCAAGCTGCACGGTACAGAACCTGACCAAGCCCCCAAGGCCCACTGTGCACCCAGAGGAGTTTCCGCACACAAGCAGACTG AATGGGACGAACACTCGCTGTCAGGTCGTGAGGTGCCATCTTGGGCGACTGGCAAAGGGGACTGAGGTCTCTGTTGGACTACTGAGGCTGGTTCACAATGAATTTTTCCGGAGG GCCAAATTCAAGTCTCTGACAGTGGTCAGCACCTTTGAGCTGGGAGCTAAGGAGGGCAGTGTCCTACAGCTGACAGAAGCCTCTCGTTGGAGTGAG AGCCTGCTGGAGGTGATTCAGACGCGCCCTGTCCTCATCTCCCTATGGATCCTCATTGGCAGTGTCCTGGGAGGGCTGCTCCTGCTTGCTCTCCTTGTCTTCTGTCTTTGGAAG CTTGGCTTCTTTGCCCGAAAGAAAATCCccgaggaagaaaaaagagaagagaagttaGAGCAATGA